A window from Populus trichocarpa isolate Nisqually-1 chromosome 3, P.trichocarpa_v4.1, whole genome shotgun sequence encodes these proteins:
- the LOC7497829 gene encoding COP1-interactive protein 1 isoform X19, which yields MTKKKHDFRESLKSFIGTHIDPEKDEQLKETKTEIDDKVKRILKLIKEEDLEERDGLSVENSKKEPLLELIEDVQKQYHLLYGQYDHLKGELREKVNGKHGKDTSSSSSSDSESDDSSKHKGSKNGRFESEKITDGIKQELEAANLDVAELRSKLRATSEERDALKWEHQTALNKIQEAEEIIRNLRLEAERSDAGKAQLLIENGELKQKLDSAGVIKAELNQRLEELNKEKDSLILEKEAAMRSIEESEKIREALKLEYETALIKIQEEEEVIRNLKLKAESSNTDKARLLAESGGLKQKLDAAGVIEAELNQRLGELKKEKDSLNLEREAAMRSIEESEKIREALKLEYETALIKIQEEEEVIRNLKIEAESSDTDKARLLAENGGLKQKLDAAGVIEAELNQRLEELNKEKDGMIWEKEAAMRSIEESEKIREALKLEYETALIKIQEEEEVIGNLKLKAESSDTDKTRLLAENGELKQKLDAAGVIEAELNQRLEELNKEKDSLILEREAAMRSIEESEKIREALKLEYETALIKIQEEEEVIGNLELKAESSDTDKTRLLAENGELKQKLDAAGVIEAELNQRLEELNKEKDGMILEREAAMRSIEESEKIREALKLEYETALIKIQEEEEVIRNLKLEVESSDTGKARLLAENGELKQKLDSAGVIEAELNQRMEELNKEKDGMILEKEAAMRSIEESEKIGEDLRILTDQLQEEKATTGQELEALKAELSIMKQQLESAEHQVAEFTHNLSVTKRENDSLTLKLSEISNEMEQAQNTIDGLVGESGHLKDKLGDREREYSSLAEMHETHGNESSTRINGLEVQVRGLELELGSSQARNRDLEVQIESKVAEAKQLGEQNQGLEARILELEMMSKVRGDELSALMKKLEENYNESFSRTESLTVQVDTLLADFKSIHAQKAELEEQMVSRGNEASTRVEGLIDQVNLLQQQLESLRSQKVELEVQLENKTLEISEYRILIENLKEEIVSKTEDQQRVLAEKESCSAQINDLELEVETLCNQKTDLGEQISTETKERERLGEEMVRLQEKILEMEKTQTEREFELSALQERHTNGEIEASAQIMALTEQVNNLHQELDSLQTEKNQMQLQLEKEKEEFSENLTEMENQKSELVSQIAEHRRMLDEQEEAHKKLNEEHKQVEGWFQECKLSLAVAERKVQDMAEEFQKHLGSRDQMVEQLEEMIEDLKRDLEVKGDELNTLVENVRNIEVKLRLSNQKLRVTEQLLTENEDTFRKAEEKYQQEQRVLEERVAVLSGIITANNEAYHSMVADISEKVNNSLLGLDALTMKFEEDCNRYENCILVVSKEILIAKNWFGDTNNENEKLRKEVGNLVVQLQDIKEHESALKEKVEQLEVKVSKEGVEKENLTKAINQLEKKVVALETMMKEKDEGILDLGEEKREAIRQLCIWIEYHQSRYDYLREMLSKMPIRGQRAS from the exons ATGACAAAGAAAAAGCACGATTTCCGTGAATCATTAAAATCCTTCATTGGAACTCACATTGATCCGGAGAAAGATGAACAgctaaaagaaactaaaacag AAATTGATGACAAGGTAAAAAGGATCTTGAAGCTTATCAAAGAGGAAGATCTTGAAGAACGAGATGGCCTCTCAGTAGAAAACTCCAAAAAAGAGCCTCTTCTTGAGCTAATTGAGGATGTCCAGAAACAGTACCATTTGCTCTATGGACAATATGATCATCTGAAGGGAGAGCTGAGAGAGAAAGTTAATGGCAAACATGGAAAAGATACCTCATCTTCATCTAGCTCAGACTCAGAATCTGATGATTCTTCTAAGCACAAAGGCAGTAAAAATGGTCGttttgaaagtgaaaagataaCAGATGGCATAAAGCAAGAACTTGAAGCAGCAAATCTAGACGTTGCTGAACTGAGGAGTAAGTTGAGAGCTACAAGTGAGGAAAGGGATGCTTTAAAGTGGGAACATCAAACAGCTTTGAACAAGATACAAGAAGCAGAAGAAATCATCAGAAATTTGAGGCTTGAAGCTGAACGATCAGATGCTGGCAAAGCACAACTTTTGATTGAGAATGGAGAACTGAAGCAAAAACTAGATTCTGCTGGCGTGATAAAAGCAGAACTAAATCAAAGACTGGAGGAACTGAACAAAGAGAAAGATAGCCTGATTTTGGAGAAAGAGGCTGCCATGAGAAGCATTGAAGAGAGTGAGAAGATCAGAGAAGCTTTAAAGTTAGAATATGAGACAGCTTTGATCAAGAttcaagaagaagaggaggtcATCAGAAATTTGAAGCTTAAAGCTGAAAGTTCAAACACTGATAAAGCACGACTTTTGGCTGAGAGTGGGGGACTGAAGCAAAAACTAGATGCTGCTGGCGTGATAGAAGCAGAACTGAATCAAAGACTGGGGGAactgaaaaaagagaaagatagcCTGAATTTGGAGAGAGAGGCTGCCATGAGAAGCATTGAAGAGAGTGAGAAGATCAGAGAAGCTTTGAAGTTGGAATATGAGACAGCTTTGATCAAGAttcaagaagaagaggaggtcATCAGAAATTTGAAGATTGAAGCTGAAAGTTCAGACACTGATAAAGCACGGCTTTTGGCTGAGAATGGGGGACTGAAGCAAAAACTAGATGCTGCTGGCGTGATAGAAGCAGAACTGAATCAAAGACTGGAGGAACTGAACAAAGAGAAAGATGGCATGATTTGGGAGAAAGAGGCTGCCATGAGAAGCATTGAAGAGAGTGAGAAGATCAGAGAAGCTTTGAAGTTGGAATATGAGACAGCTTTGATCAAGAttcaagaagaagaggaggtcATCGGAAATTTGAAGCTTAAAGCTGAAAGTTCAGATACTGATAAAACCCGACTTTTGGCTGAGAATGGGGAACTGAAGCAAAAACTAGATGCTGCTGGCGTGATAGAAGCAGAACTGAATCAAAGACTGGAGGAACTGAACAAAGAGAAAGATAGCCTGATTTTGGAGAGAGAGGCTGCCATGAGAAGCATTGAAGAGAGTGAGAAGATCAGAGAAGCTTTGAAGTTGGAATATGAGACAGCTTTGATCAAGAttcaagaagaagaggag gtcATCGGAAATTTGGAGCTTAAAGCTGAAAGTTCAGATACTGATAAAACCCGACTTTTGGCTGAGAATGGGGAACTGAAGCAAAAACTAGATGCTGCTGGCGTGATAGAAGCAGAACTGAATCAAAGACTGGAGGAACTGAACAAAGAGAAAGATGGCATGATTTTGGAGAGAGAGGCTGCCATGAGAAGCATTGAAGAGAGTGAGAAGATCAGAGAAGCTTTGAAGTTGGAATATGAGACAGCTTTGATCAAGAttcaagaagaagaggag gtcATCAGAAATTTGAAGCTCGAAGTTGAAAGCTCAGACACTGGTAAAGCACGACTTTTGGCTGAGAATGGAGAACTGAAGCAAAAACTAGATTCTGCTGGCGTGATAGAAGCAGAACTGAATCAAAGAATGGAGGAACTGAACAAAGAGAAAGATGGCATGATTTTGGAGAAAGAGGCTGCCATGAGAAGCATTGAAGAGAGTGAGAAGATTGGAGAAGACTTAAGAATCTTGACTGATCAGCTGCAAGAAGAAAAAGCTACCACAGGGCAAGAACTAGAAGCTCTTAAAGCAGAACTTTCTATCATGAAGCAACAGCTGGAATCTGCAGAACATCAAGTTGCAGAATTTACCCATAATCTGAGTGTCACCAAGAGGGAGAATGATTCTCTTACCTTGAAATTATCTGAAATCTCAAATGAGATGGAGCAGGCACAAAACACAATTGATGGACTCGTAGGTGAATCAGGTCACTTAAAGGATAAATTGGGTGACAGGGAAAGGGAGTACTCATCTCTTGCAGAGATGCACGAGACACATGGGAATGAATCATCAACTCGGATAAATGGATTGGAGGTACAAGTAAGAGGTCTGGAGCTGGAGCTGGGATCATCGCAAGCCCGGAATAGAGATCTTGAGGTGCAGATTGAAAGCAAGGTGGCTGAAGCAAAGCAACTGGGAGAACAGAATCAGGGATTAGAAGCCCGGATTTTGGAACTTGAAATGATGTCGAAAGTGAGAGGGGATGAACTTTCTGCTCTCATGAAGAAACTCGAGGAAAATTATAATGAATCATTCTCTAGAACAGAGAGTTTGACAGTGCAGGTCGATACTCTGCTAGCAGACTTCAAATCTATTCATGCCCAGAAAGCAGAATTGGAGGAACAGATGGTAAGTAGAGGTAATGAAGCATCGACTCGAGTTGAGGGGCTTATTGATCAGGTCAACTTGTTACAACAACAACTGGAGTCTCTACGCAGCCAGAAAGTTGAACTTGAAGTGCAACTCGAGAATAAAACTCTAGAAATTTCAGAATATCGAATTCTGATAGAAAATTTGAAAGAGGAGATAGTAAGCAAGACTGAAGATCAACAAAGAGTCCTGGCAGAAAAAGAAAGTTGCTCAGCACAAATCAATGATCTGGAACTAGAGGTGGAGACTCTGTGCAACCAGAAAACTGATCTTGGGGAGCAAATAAGTACTGAAACCAAGGAAAGGGAGCGATTGGGAGAGGAAATGGtgagattacaagaaaagatccttgaaatggaaaaaacacaaacagaGAGAGAGTTTGAGTTATCTGCCCTCCAGGAGAGACATACAAATGGGGAGATTGAAGCTTCTGCTCAGATAATGGCATTAACGGAACAGGTCAACAATCTGCATCAGGAATTGGATTCTTTGCAGACTGAGAAAAACCAAATGCAATTGCAGCTTgaaaaggagaaggaagaaTTTTCAGAAAACCTAACCGAAATGGAAAATCAGAAATCTGAGCTCGTGAGCCAGATTGCAGAGCATCGGAGAATGCTGGATGAACAGGAGGAGGCACACAAAAAGCTAAATGAGGAGCATAAGCAAGTTGAAGGCTGGTTTCAGGAGTGCAAGTTGAGTCTTGCAGTAGCAGAAAGGAAAGTTCAAGACATGGCAGAAGAATTCCAAAAGCATTTGGGTTCTAGAGATCAGATGGTAGAGCAGTTGGAAGAGATGATTGAGGACCTGAAGAGAGATCTTGAAGTAAAAGGAGATGAACTTAACACCTTGGTCGAGAATGTGCGAAATATAGAAGTTAAGCTCCGGCTGTCAAACCAGAAGCTCCGTGTCACGGAACAATTACTAACAGAGAATGAAGACACCTTTAGAAAAGCGGAAGAGAAGTATCAACAAGAACAGAGAGTGCTTGAAGAAAGGGTTGCTGTATTGTCCGGGATAATCACCGCAAATAATGAAGCTTATCACAGTATGGTTGCAGATATCTCAGAAAAAGTAAACAATTCATTGTTAGGACTGGATGCTTTGACCATGAAGTTTGAAGAAGATTGTAACAGGTATGAGAACTGTATTTTGGTAGTTTCAAAGGAGATTCTGATTGCGAAGAATTGGTTTGGGGACACAAATAATGAAAACGAAAAACTGAGAAAGGAAGTAGGTAATTTAGTTGTGCAGCTACAAGATATAAAAGAACACGAATCGGCATTAAAGGAGAAGGTTGAGCAATTAGAGGTCAAGGTGAGCAAGGAAGGAGTGGAGAAGGAGAATTTGACCAAAGCTATCAACCAACTGGAGAAAAAGGTGGTAGCATTGGAGACgatgatgaaagaaaaggatgagGGGATATTAGACCTCGGAGAGGAGAAGAGGGAAGCAATAAGGCAGCTATGCATATGGATTGAATATCACCAAAGTCGCTATGATTATCTCAGGGAGATGCTCTCAAAAATGCCCATTAGAGGCCAGAGGGCATCTTAG
- the LOC7497829 gene encoding COP1-interactive protein 1 isoform X15 — translation MTKKKHDFRESLKSFIGTHIDPEKDEQLKETKTEIDDKVKRILKLIKEEDLEERDGLSVENSKKEPLLELIEDVQKQYHLLYGQYDHLKGELREKVNGKHGKDTSSSSSSDSESDDSSKHKGSKNGRFESEKITDGIKQELEAANLDVAELRSKLRATSEERDALKWEHQTALNKIQEAEEIIRNLRLEAERSDAGKAQLLIENGELKQKLDSAGVIKAELNQRLEELNKEKDSLILEKEAAMRSIEESEKIREALKLEYETALIKIQEEEEVIRNLKLKAESSNTDKARLLAESGGLKQKLDAAGVIEAELNQRLGELKKEKDSLNLEREAAMRSIEESEKIREALKLEYETALIKIQEEEEVIRNLKIEAESSDTDKARLLAENGGLKQKLDAAGVIEAELNQRLEELNKEKDGMIWEKEAAMRSIEESEKIREALKLEYETALIKIQEEEEVIGNLKLKAESSDTDKTRLLAENGELKQKLDAAGVIEAELNQRLEELNKEKDSLILEREAAMRSIEESEKIREALKLEYETALIKIQEEEEVIGNLELKAESSDTDKTRLLAENGELKQKLDAAGVIEAELNQRLEELNKEKDGMILEREAAMRSIEESEKIREALKLEYETALIKIQEEEEVIRNLKLEAESSDTDKARLLAESGGLKQKLDAAGLIEAELNQRLEELNKEKNSLILETEAAMRSIEESEKIREALTLEYETALIKIQEEEEVIRNLKLEVESSDTGKARLLAENGELKQKLDSAGVIEAELNQRMEELNKEKDGMILEKEAAMRSIEESEKIGEDLRILTDQLQEEKATTGQELEALKAELSIMKQQLESAEHQVAEFTHNLSVTKRENDSLTLKLSEISNEMEQAQNTIDGLVGESGHLKDKLGDREREYSSLAEMHETHGNESSTRINGLEVQVRGLELELGSSQARNRDLEVQIESKVAEAKQLGEQNQGLEARILELEMMSKVRGDELSALMKKLEENYNESFSRTESLTVQVDTLLADFKSIHAQKAELEEQMVSRGNEASTRVEGLIDQVNLLQQQLESLRSQKVELEVQLENKTLEISEYRILIENLKEEIVSKTEDQQRVLAEKESCSAQINDLELEVETLCNQKTDLGEQISTETKERERLGEEMVRLQEKILEMEKTQTEREFELSALQERHTNGEIEASAQIMALTEQVNNLHQELDSLQTEKNQMQLQLEKEKEEFSENLTEMENQKSELVSQIAEHRRMLDEQEEAHKKLNEEHKQVEGWFQECKLSLAVAERKVQDMAEEFQKHLGSRDQMVEQLEEMIEDLKRDLEVKGDELNTLVENVRNIEVKLRLSNQKLRVTEQLLTENEDTFRKAEEKYQQEQRVLEERVAVLSGIITANNEAYHSMVADISEKVNNSLLGLDALTMKFEEDCNRYENCILVVSKEILIAKNWFGDTNNENEKLRKEVGNLVVQLQDIKEHESALKEKVEQLEVKVSKEGVEKENLTKAINQLEKKVVALETMMKEKDEGILDLGEEKREAIRQLCIWIEYHQSRYDYLREMLSKMPIRGQRAS, via the exons ATGACAAAGAAAAAGCACGATTTCCGTGAATCATTAAAATCCTTCATTGGAACTCACATTGATCCGGAGAAAGATGAACAgctaaaagaaactaaaacag AAATTGATGACAAGGTAAAAAGGATCTTGAAGCTTATCAAAGAGGAAGATCTTGAAGAACGAGATGGCCTCTCAGTAGAAAACTCCAAAAAAGAGCCTCTTCTTGAGCTAATTGAGGATGTCCAGAAACAGTACCATTTGCTCTATGGACAATATGATCATCTGAAGGGAGAGCTGAGAGAGAAAGTTAATGGCAAACATGGAAAAGATACCTCATCTTCATCTAGCTCAGACTCAGAATCTGATGATTCTTCTAAGCACAAAGGCAGTAAAAATGGTCGttttgaaagtgaaaagataaCAGATGGCATAAAGCAAGAACTTGAAGCAGCAAATCTAGACGTTGCTGAACTGAGGAGTAAGTTGAGAGCTACAAGTGAGGAAAGGGATGCTTTAAAGTGGGAACATCAAACAGCTTTGAACAAGATACAAGAAGCAGAAGAAATCATCAGAAATTTGAGGCTTGAAGCTGAACGATCAGATGCTGGCAAAGCACAACTTTTGATTGAGAATGGAGAACTGAAGCAAAAACTAGATTCTGCTGGCGTGATAAAAGCAGAACTAAATCAAAGACTGGAGGAACTGAACAAAGAGAAAGATAGCCTGATTTTGGAGAAAGAGGCTGCCATGAGAAGCATTGAAGAGAGTGAGAAGATCAGAGAAGCTTTAAAGTTAGAATATGAGACAGCTTTGATCAAGAttcaagaagaagaggaggtcATCAGAAATTTGAAGCTTAAAGCTGAAAGTTCAAACACTGATAAAGCACGACTTTTGGCTGAGAGTGGGGGACTGAAGCAAAAACTAGATGCTGCTGGCGTGATAGAAGCAGAACTGAATCAAAGACTGGGGGAactgaaaaaagagaaagatagcCTGAATTTGGAGAGAGAGGCTGCCATGAGAAGCATTGAAGAGAGTGAGAAGATCAGAGAAGCTTTGAAGTTGGAATATGAGACAGCTTTGATCAAGAttcaagaagaagaggaggtcATCAGAAATTTGAAGATTGAAGCTGAAAGTTCAGACACTGATAAAGCACGGCTTTTGGCTGAGAATGGGGGACTGAAGCAAAAACTAGATGCTGCTGGCGTGATAGAAGCAGAACTGAATCAAAGACTGGAGGAACTGAACAAAGAGAAAGATGGCATGATTTGGGAGAAAGAGGCTGCCATGAGAAGCATTGAAGAGAGTGAGAAGATCAGAGAAGCTTTGAAGTTGGAATATGAGACAGCTTTGATCAAGAttcaagaagaagaggaggtcATCGGAAATTTGAAGCTTAAAGCTGAAAGTTCAGATACTGATAAAACCCGACTTTTGGCTGAGAATGGGGAACTGAAGCAAAAACTAGATGCTGCTGGCGTGATAGAAGCAGAACTGAATCAAAGACTGGAGGAACTGAACAAAGAGAAAGATAGCCTGATTTTGGAGAGAGAGGCTGCCATGAGAAGCATTGAAGAGAGTGAGAAGATCAGAGAAGCTTTGAAGTTGGAATATGAGACAGCTTTGATCAAGAttcaagaagaagaggag gtcATCGGAAATTTGGAGCTTAAAGCTGAAAGTTCAGATACTGATAAAACCCGACTTTTGGCTGAGAATGGGGAACTGAAGCAAAAACTAGATGCTGCTGGCGTGATAGAAGCAGAACTGAATCAAAGACTGGAGGAACTGAACAAAGAGAAAGATGGCATGATTTTGGAGAGAGAGGCTGCCATGAGAAGCATTGAAGAGAGTGAGAAGATCAGAGAAGCTTTGAAGTTGGAATATGAGACAGCTTTGATCAAGAttcaagaagaagaggag gtcATCAGAAATTTGAAGCTCGAAGCTGAAAGCTCAGACACTGATAAAGCCCGACTTTTGGCTGAGAGTGGGGGACTGAAGCAAAAACTAGATGCTGCTGGCTTGATAGAAGCAGAACTGAATCAAAGACTGGAGGAACtgaacaaagagaaaaatagcCTGATTTTGGAGACAGAGGCTGCCATGAGAAGCATTGAAGAGAGTGAGAAGATCAGAGAAGCTTTGACGTTGGAATATGAGACAGCTTTGATCAAGAttcaagaagaagaggaggtcATCAGAAATTTGAAGCTCGAAGTTGAAAGCTCAGACACTGGTAAAGCACGACTTTTGGCTGAGAATGGAGAACTGAAGCAAAAACTAGATTCTGCTGGCGTGATAGAAGCAGAACTGAATCAAAGAATGGAGGAACTGAACAAAGAGAAAGATGGCATGATTTTGGAGAAAGAGGCTGCCATGAGAAGCATTGAAGAGAGTGAGAAGATTGGAGAAGACTTAAGAATCTTGACTGATCAGCTGCAAGAAGAAAAAGCTACCACAGGGCAAGAACTAGAAGCTCTTAAAGCAGAACTTTCTATCATGAAGCAACAGCTGGAATCTGCAGAACATCAAGTTGCAGAATTTACCCATAATCTGAGTGTCACCAAGAGGGAGAATGATTCTCTTACCTTGAAATTATCTGAAATCTCAAATGAGATGGAGCAGGCACAAAACACAATTGATGGACTCGTAGGTGAATCAGGTCACTTAAAGGATAAATTGGGTGACAGGGAAAGGGAGTACTCATCTCTTGCAGAGATGCACGAGACACATGGGAATGAATCATCAACTCGGATAAATGGATTGGAGGTACAAGTAAGAGGTCTGGAGCTGGAGCTGGGATCATCGCAAGCCCGGAATAGAGATCTTGAGGTGCAGATTGAAAGCAAGGTGGCTGAAGCAAAGCAACTGGGAGAACAGAATCAGGGATTAGAAGCCCGGATTTTGGAACTTGAAATGATGTCGAAAGTGAGAGGGGATGAACTTTCTGCTCTCATGAAGAAACTCGAGGAAAATTATAATGAATCATTCTCTAGAACAGAGAGTTTGACAGTGCAGGTCGATACTCTGCTAGCAGACTTCAAATCTATTCATGCCCAGAAAGCAGAATTGGAGGAACAGATGGTAAGTAGAGGTAATGAAGCATCGACTCGAGTTGAGGGGCTTATTGATCAGGTCAACTTGTTACAACAACAACTGGAGTCTCTACGCAGCCAGAAAGTTGAACTTGAAGTGCAACTCGAGAATAAAACTCTAGAAATTTCAGAATATCGAATTCTGATAGAAAATTTGAAAGAGGAGATAGTAAGCAAGACTGAAGATCAACAAAGAGTCCTGGCAGAAAAAGAAAGTTGCTCAGCACAAATCAATGATCTGGAACTAGAGGTGGAGACTCTGTGCAACCAGAAAACTGATCTTGGGGAGCAAATAAGTACTGAAACCAAGGAAAGGGAGCGATTGGGAGAGGAAATGGtgagattacaagaaaagatccttgaaatggaaaaaacacaaacagaGAGAGAGTTTGAGTTATCTGCCCTCCAGGAGAGACATACAAATGGGGAGATTGAAGCTTCTGCTCAGATAATGGCATTAACGGAACAGGTCAACAATCTGCATCAGGAATTGGATTCTTTGCAGACTGAGAAAAACCAAATGCAATTGCAGCTTgaaaaggagaaggaagaaTTTTCAGAAAACCTAACCGAAATGGAAAATCAGAAATCTGAGCTCGTGAGCCAGATTGCAGAGCATCGGAGAATGCTGGATGAACAGGAGGAGGCACACAAAAAGCTAAATGAGGAGCATAAGCAAGTTGAAGGCTGGTTTCAGGAGTGCAAGTTGAGTCTTGCAGTAGCAGAAAGGAAAGTTCAAGACATGGCAGAAGAATTCCAAAAGCATTTGGGTTCTAGAGATCAGATGGTAGAGCAGTTGGAAGAGATGATTGAGGACCTGAAGAGAGATCTTGAAGTAAAAGGAGATGAACTTAACACCTTGGTCGAGAATGTGCGAAATATAGAAGTTAAGCTCCGGCTGTCAAACCAGAAGCTCCGTGTCACGGAACAATTACTAACAGAGAATGAAGACACCTTTAGAAAAGCGGAAGAGAAGTATCAACAAGAACAGAGAGTGCTTGAAGAAAGGGTTGCTGTATTGTCCGGGATAATCACCGCAAATAATGAAGCTTATCACAGTATGGTTGCAGATATCTCAGAAAAAGTAAACAATTCATTGTTAGGACTGGATGCTTTGACCATGAAGTTTGAAGAAGATTGTAACAGGTATGAGAACTGTATTTTGGTAGTTTCAAAGGAGATTCTGATTGCGAAGAATTGGTTTGGGGACACAAATAATGAAAACGAAAAACTGAGAAAGGAAGTAGGTAATTTAGTTGTGCAGCTACAAGATATAAAAGAACACGAATCGGCATTAAAGGAGAAGGTTGAGCAATTAGAGGTCAAGGTGAGCAAGGAAGGAGTGGAGAAGGAGAATTTGACCAAAGCTATCAACCAACTGGAGAAAAAGGTGGTAGCATTGGAGACgatgatgaaagaaaaggatgagGGGATATTAGACCTCGGAGAGGAGAAGAGGGAAGCAATAAGGCAGCTATGCATATGGATTGAATATCACCAAAGTCGCTATGATTATCTCAGGGAGATGCTCTCAAAAATGCCCATTAGAGGCCAGAGGGCATCTTAG